In Limibacter armeniacum, a single window of DNA contains:
- a CDS encoding OstA-like protein, giving the protein MKTKAHILLMILLTLTTAGAFAQNGDQVQFSAARVKGETQGSQKFRVFYSSPEKRVIIKKGTSTVYCDKAKENTQTKFVTATGNVIVIDKKTKIYGDMLTYDRTKGEIVITDNKRVKLVDEEVTLYTDKLYYYSDTQTAKYLTGGEVHKESMILTSKKGYLKDKQLDFEGNVVIDDPEKHRHLESEAITYMRDTEIATFNTETHITSQDGDVVAQSGTYNTKTGDVKFKGDAVVENDDYLIIGDFIDTQKDTGDSYAKGNVIFYSKTDSVTIYADELFHQGNDTRAYGNALMSRPIQGNFENMFYMAADTLHSVHDSTSKETTLYAFHSVEVENRDLQAKCDSLVYFYNDSMIYFYEDPVIWAQGTQMVGRTIRAMMTSRGMEKLYLDKNAFVISEDSLKNHNQVKGRQIVANFKDGKTLDNVNVNGNGQSIYYILEEGQIKNLNIVKCSKMTMTFEEKGSLKDLIYNDKNDSQLLPAGDINKQNSHLPGFRLRTEERPAREEIIKRLRNRKNTPPNLPIDPNLRAKLDINK; this is encoded by the coding sequence ATGAAGACTAAAGCACATATCTTATTAATGATATTATTGACACTGACTACAGCTGGTGCATTTGCACAAAATGGCGATCAGGTTCAGTTCAGTGCTGCAAGAGTAAAGGGTGAGACACAAGGTTCACAGAAATTCAGGGTATTCTATAGTTCTCCTGAGAAAAGAGTAATTATCAAAAAGGGAACTTCAACTGTTTACTGTGACAAAGCAAAAGAAAACACCCAAACAAAATTTGTAACGGCTACAGGTAACGTCATTGTAATTGACAAGAAAACCAAGATCTACGGTGATATGCTAACTTATGACCGTACCAAAGGCGAAATTGTAATCACGGACAATAAGCGTGTAAAGCTAGTGGACGAAGAGGTAACACTTTATACTGACAAGCTTTATTACTACTCCGATACACAAACTGCCAAGTACCTTACTGGCGGTGAAGTTCACAAGGAGAGCATGATCCTGACAAGTAAAAAAGGTTACTTGAAAGATAAGCAGCTGGACTTTGAAGGAAATGTTGTCATTGATGACCCTGAAAAGCACAGACACCTTGAAAGTGAAGCCATCACTTATATGCGTGATACTGAAATTGCCACTTTCAATACAGAAACACATATCACATCTCAAGATGGTGATGTAGTAGCTCAATCAGGTACTTACAACACCAAAACAGGTGATGTGAAGTTTAAAGGTGATGCGGTTGTAGAAAATGATGATTACCTAATCATTGGTGATTTTATTGACACACAAAAGGATACAGGAGACAGCTATGCAAAAGGAAACGTCATTTTCTATAGCAAAACTGACTCTGTAACGATCTATGCCGATGAGCTTTTCCACCAAGGTAATGACACTAGAGCATACGGAAACGCATTGATGAGCCGTCCAATCCAAGGTAACTTTGAAAACATGTTCTACATGGCTGCTGATACATTGCATTCAGTTCATGATAGTACTTCAAAGGAAACTACATTATATGCTTTCCACTCAGTTGAAGTTGAAAACAGAGACCTTCAAGCAAAATGTGACTCATTGGTGTATTTCTACAATGACTCAATGATCTATTTCTATGAAGATCCTGTAATTTGGGCACAAGGGACTCAAATGGTAGGTCGTACCATTAGAGCGATGATGACTTCAAGAGGTATGGAAAAGCTATACCTTGACAAAAACGCCTTTGTGATTTCGGAAGACTCTCTGAAAAACCACAACCAAGTAAAAGGTAGACAGATTGTTGCCAACTTCAAGGATGGTAAAACACTCGATAATGTGAATGTCAATGGCAATGGCCAAAGTATATATTATATACTAGAAGAAGGTCAAATCAAGAATCTGAATATTGTAAAGTGCTCTAAAATGACCATGACATTCGAAGAAAAAGGTAGTTTAAAAGACCTTATTTACAATGACAAAAACGACAGTCAACTATTACCAGCAGGAGATATCAACAAACAAAATAGTCATTTACCTGGATTCAGACTGAGAACAGAAGAACGTCCAGCAAGGGAAGAAATAATCAAAAGGCTTAGGAACAGGAAAAACACTCCTCCTAACCTACCTATTGATCCGAACCTTCGAGCGAAATTAGATATCAATAAGTAA
- the tilS gene encoding tRNA lysidine(34) synthetase TilS, translating into MVDQFLTYINSHKLFERSNKLLLTISGGVDSVVLAYLLKRAGFEFAMAHCNFCLRGEASDGDESFVKTMAANWDLPFHTVKFDTKRYAKENGVSTQMAARTLRYDWFQELMSENGYDYLLTAHHKNDIIETVLFNLVKGTGIEGIHGILPKAGTTVRPMLFAEKKAILEFAELNELSWREDASNAEDKYARNLIRNQVVPLLRQINPTLEEGVGKTVERVSQVEKAFFADLEILQEKVMYVEEGLTYLDLGLLLEEQNPFIKLYYLLKPFGFHYDQVEQLFERLGYGAGRKLVSKAYQLFTDRGKLVIEKRYENSDTDNTVTEITEDFEEIQLSYGKLNLKVFESEHYHLEISPKIAALNLEKLIFPLQVRNWQEGDKFRPIGMKGKRKVSDFLKDLKLPLPIKEKVQVMLSGNEIVWVIGYRIDDRFKLNSKTKNVLRVELS; encoded by the coding sequence ATGGTTGACCAATTTTTAACATACATTAATTCACATAAACTCTTCGAACGTTCCAATAAACTGTTGCTTACTATCAGTGGTGGAGTAGACTCTGTCGTTTTAGCATATTTATTGAAAAGAGCTGGGTTTGAGTTTGCAATGGCGCATTGTAATTTTTGTTTAAGGGGAGAAGCATCAGACGGTGATGAGTCATTTGTGAAAACAATGGCAGCCAATTGGGATTTACCTTTCCATACTGTGAAATTTGACACAAAACGATATGCTAAAGAGAATGGCGTATCAACACAAATGGCGGCAAGAACCCTTAGGTACGATTGGTTTCAGGAGCTGATGAGTGAAAATGGTTATGACTACCTGCTAACAGCACACCATAAGAATGATATTATAGAAACTGTGCTGTTCAATCTGGTGAAAGGAACAGGGATTGAAGGGATACATGGGATTCTTCCTAAAGCAGGGACAACAGTTAGGCCGATGCTTTTTGCAGAAAAAAAAGCCATTCTTGAATTTGCTGAACTAAACGAACTGAGTTGGCGGGAAGATGCGTCGAATGCTGAAGATAAGTATGCCCGTAACCTGATTCGGAATCAGGTTGTGCCATTGCTGAGGCAAATCAACCCGACGCTTGAAGAAGGGGTAGGCAAAACTGTAGAGAGAGTTTCTCAGGTAGAAAAGGCATTTTTTGCAGATCTGGAAATCCTTCAAGAGAAGGTGATGTATGTAGAGGAGGGATTGACTTATCTAGATTTGGGGTTGTTGTTGGAAGAGCAAAACCCTTTCATAAAATTGTACTATCTTTTGAAACCTTTTGGATTTCATTATGATCAAGTAGAGCAGCTATTTGAACGTTTAGGGTACGGTGCAGGAAGGAAACTAGTGTCTAAAGCGTATCAGCTTTTTACAGATAGAGGAAAGTTGGTGATTGAAAAAAGATATGAAAATAGCGATACTGATAATACAGTAACTGAAATTACGGAGGATTTTGAAGAGATTCAGCTATCCTACGGTAAATTGAATTTGAAAGTATTTGAAAGCGAGCATTATCATTTGGAAATAAGTCCAAAGATTGCTGCTTTGAATCTAGAAAAATTGATTTTCCCATTGCAAGTGAGAAATTGGCAAGAAGGAGACAAGTTCCGCCCAATAGGGATGAAAGGTAAAAGGAAGGTCAGTGATTTTCTTAAAGACTTGAAATTACCTCTTCCGATTAAGGAAAAAGTACAGGTGATGTTGTCTGGAAATGAAATTGTGTGGGTAATAGGGTACCGTATTGATGACCGTTTTAAGTTAAATAGTAAGACCAAAAATGTATTAAGAGTAGAACTGAGCTAA
- a CDS encoding Crp/Fnr family transcriptional regulator yields MFNPFKKTYSVEDKRIFRFLKQNTFFNSLNEDEMAEFLPFMHMRHYEKGEVIFFRDDPSQAIYLISKGIVTLNIDIEDKFEELTHMRQTEAFGVNAFLENRKRTYNAICFSDRCDLYVIPTTNIQEIFEASPNIKAKLMTAMAEYYDRYMVNLFRVYKESFGFFDLGRTFSEGS; encoded by the coding sequence ATGTTTAATCCATTCAAGAAGACATACTCTGTTGAGGATAAGCGAATTTTCAGATTTCTGAAGCAGAATACTTTTTTTAATTCTCTCAATGAGGATGAGATGGCGGAGTTCCTTCCATTTATGCATATGAGGCATTATGAGAAAGGAGAGGTGATTTTCTTTAGAGATGACCCAAGTCAAGCCATTTACCTGATTAGTAAAGGAATTGTGACGCTGAATATCGATATCGAAGATAAGTTTGAAGAGCTGACTCATATGAGGCAGACGGAGGCTTTTGGCGTAAATGCATTTTTGGAAAACCGAAAGAGAACCTACAATGCGATTTGCTTCTCCGACAGGTGCGATTTGTATGTGATTCCCACCACGAATATTCAGGAAATATTTGAAGCAAGCCCAAACATTAAAGCCAAACTTATGACGGCTATGGCTGAGTACTATGATCGTTATATGGTGAATCTGTTTCGAGTGTATAAGGAATCTTTTGGATTTTTTGATTTGGGAAGAACTTTTTCTGAAGGGAGTTAG
- a CDS encoding COX15/CtaA family protein encodes MKISQNNSQGHWFRKFGVITIAAVFFLVLVGGIVRSTGAGLGCPDWPKCFGQWVPPTDVSQLPEDYKTIYAIQGKQIADFSAVHTWIEYVNRLVGVVIGFLILTTLILSKSYWKTDRVVVWLSFLAFILVGFNGWLGSVVVATNLKPVTITLHMIMALMVVGTLIFAVARSYKGVLDIPAFSDKKKLNLWLGICVGLSLLQLVFGTQVREAIDHIAASYGGETRQLWVGEVGLYFYIHRTFSIIVLLGNVYLAKLFFSSVKGSQKVKMQMWSYVLVGLLGMEIMTGVIMAYFAIPAFLQPVHLLLSSLLFGLQFYMVLLVNYESVVKQNVESERKAAKLHS; translated from the coding sequence ATGAAAATCAGTCAAAATAATTCGCAGGGTCATTGGTTCCGTAAATTTGGCGTTATCACGATTGCTGCGGTATTCTTTCTGGTACTTGTAGGTGGCATTGTGAGAAGTACAGGTGCCGGACTTGGTTGCCCTGACTGGCCAAAATGTTTTGGTCAATGGGTTCCTCCTACAGATGTAAGCCAGCTTCCTGAAGATTATAAAACTATCTATGCGATTCAAGGTAAGCAGATAGCGGATTTTTCAGCTGTACATACTTGGATCGAATATGTCAACCGCCTGGTTGGTGTCGTGATAGGCTTCCTGATTCTTACTACACTAATTTTATCAAAATCTTATTGGAAAACCGACAGGGTAGTTGTGTGGCTTTCATTCCTAGCCTTTATTCTTGTTGGTTTCAATGGATGGTTGGGTTCTGTTGTTGTCGCAACGAACCTGAAACCTGTTACCATCACTTTGCATATGATAATGGCACTGATGGTAGTAGGTACATTGATTTTTGCAGTGGCAAGGTCTTATAAAGGTGTTTTGGATATTCCTGCATTCAGTGACAAAAAGAAACTGAACCTATGGCTAGGGATATGTGTAGGACTTTCCTTGCTGCAACTGGTGTTTGGTACGCAGGTGCGTGAAGCTATCGACCATATTGCAGCCTCTTACGGAGGAGAAACCCGTCAGTTATGGGTAGGAGAAGTAGGGCTTTATTTCTATATCCACCGTACATTCTCAATCATCGTGCTTTTGGGTAATGTATACTTGGCAAAACTGTTTTTCAGTAGTGTCAAAGGATCTCAGAAAGTGAAGATGCAAATGTGGAGTTATGTGCTGGTAGGACTTTTGGGCATGGAGATCATGACTGGAGTTATCATGGCTTATTTTGCTATTCCGGCATTCTTACAGCCTGTACATCTATTGTTGAGCTCATTGCTGTTTGGTTTGCAGTTCTATATGGTGCTGTTGGTTAACTATGAAAGTGTAGTTAAACAAAATGTTGAATCAGAAAGAAAGGCAGCAAAGCTTCATAGCTAG
- the cyoE gene encoding heme o synthase, with protein sequence MKETLTIEQDKIVAPKASKPKLYWELAKPRLTWLVVFSGAFGFLLASKGDIEWGKLLSLVVGSFMITSAANTINQIIEKELDKKMKRTCNRPLPSGALTVNEAIIFTLIMSVVGTFILWFFVNGIAAWLSLLSLLLYAFVYTPMKQISPISVLIGAFPGAFPPMIGWAAMTGEVSTEALILFGIQFFWQFPHFWAIAWIGDTEYRKAGFKMLPYKEKNETTVIQIIIYTLILLPLGVMPAQYGITGIASAFVAILAALGILWQAYGLLKDRSDKAALRIMFASIIYLPVVMIAFLVDKI encoded by the coding sequence GTGAAAGAGACATTAACAATTGAGCAAGATAAAATAGTAGCACCAAAAGCTAGCAAACCCAAGCTTTATTGGGAACTGGCTAAGCCAAGATTGACTTGGCTAGTCGTGTTTTCAGGGGCTTTTGGTTTCTTGTTGGCAAGCAAAGGTGATATTGAGTGGGGTAAGTTACTTTCATTAGTTGTAGGTAGCTTTATGATCACTAGTGCTGCCAATACGATAAACCAGATTATCGAGAAAGAGCTGGACAAAAAAATGAAGAGAACCTGTAACCGCCCGCTACCTTCTGGAGCGCTTACAGTAAATGAAGCGATCATTTTTACATTGATAATGTCTGTAGTCGGGACATTTATACTTTGGTTCTTTGTCAACGGGATTGCCGCTTGGCTTTCATTGCTTTCATTGTTGCTGTATGCATTTGTATACACACCAATGAAGCAGATTTCTCCAATTTCTGTACTTATCGGAGCTTTTCCTGGTGCATTTCCTCCAATGATTGGTTGGGCAGCTATGACAGGAGAGGTTTCGACAGAAGCATTAATCCTGTTTGGAATTCAGTTTTTCTGGCAGTTCCCTCACTTCTGGGCAATCGCATGGATAGGGGACACGGAATACAGAAAGGCAGGTTTCAAGATGCTTCCTTACAAGGAGAAAAATGAGACTACAGTAATTCAGATTATCATCTATACACTTATTCTTTTGCCGCTTGGAGTAATGCCTGCTCAGTATGGTATTACAGGGATTGCATCGGCATTTGTAGCAATTTTGGCTGCTCTAGGAATACTTTGGCAGGCTTATGGACTTCTGAAAGACCGTTCGGACAAAGCTGCCCTGAGAATTATGTTTGCTTCGATTATCTATCTGCCTGTGGTGATGATCGCCTTCTTGGTGGATAAGATTTAA
- a CDS encoding cytochrome c oxidase subunit 3 → MDNTSIEKPENTLKMHPQKFALWIFIVSVVMMFGGFTSAYIVRQAEGNWDVFELPNILYVSTAVIILSSVTMHWAVMEARKDNFAKLKLAMVVTTVLGAAFLVLQFLGWGELVDINVYFSFSNPSNSFVYVLTGLHAIHVISAVIYLLVTLYSAISMKVHSRNMARIEMCATYWHFLDGLWVYLFLFMLLNR, encoded by the coding sequence ATGGACAACACAAGTATTGAAAAACCGGAGAACACGCTGAAAATGCACCCGCAGAAGTTTGCGTTGTGGATATTCATCGTCAGTGTGGTGATGATGTTCGGCGGTTTCACAAGTGCCTACATTGTAAGGCAGGCTGAAGGTAACTGGGATGTTTTTGAGTTGCCTAACATATTGTATGTGAGCACTGCAGTGATTATCCTGAGCAGTGTGACGATGCATTGGGCTGTGATGGAGGCAAGAAAAGACAACTTTGCTAAATTGAAGTTGGCAATGGTGGTAACCACAGTACTTGGTGCTGCATTTTTGGTGCTTCAGTTTTTAGGATGGGGTGAGTTGGTAGACATCAACGTTTATTTCTCATTCTCGAATCCATCCAACTCATTTGTGTATGTACTTACAGGGCTGCATGCAATTCACGTAATCAGTGCAGTGATTTACTTGCTTGTTACGTTGTACTCTGCGATCAGCATGAAGGTACACTCAAGAAATATGGCTAGAATAGAGATGTGTGCAACGTATTGGCATTTTCTGGATGGCTTGTGGGTGTATTTGTTCCTGTTTATGTTATTAAATAGATAA
- a CDS encoding cytochrome c oxidase subunit 3 encodes MSSTATLTKTPKKSIWDGGVEPMKASYGKLMMWFFLVSDAFTFSAFLISYGVVRFMHPAYEGAYSAFEFATSTDNLYWPIPEKVFNAFPFLHGVDMPLVFVGLMTFILILSSVTMVLAVEAGQRKSQKEVEKWMLWTVIGGITFLSCQAWEWSHFITGSDSGVMRDGLKIVGANLFENQYGPQLFADFFFFITGFHGMHVFSGVILNIVIFYNAVVGTYERRGHYEMVEKVGLYWHFVDLVWVFVFTFFYLV; translated from the coding sequence ATGTCATCAACAGCGACACTTACAAAGACTCCTAAAAAAAGTATCTGGGATGGGGGCGTGGAGCCGATGAAGGCAAGCTACGGAAAACTAATGATGTGGTTTTTCTTAGTTTCTGATGCCTTCACATTTTCGGCGTTTTTGATTAGCTACGGTGTGGTAAGATTCATGCACCCAGCTTATGAGGGAGCTTACAGCGCCTTCGAATTTGCAACAAGTACTGACAATCTTTATTGGCCAATTCCTGAGAAAGTGTTCAATGCTTTCCCTTTCCTTCACGGAGTTGATATGCCATTGGTTTTTGTTGGCTTGATGACATTCATTCTAATCCTGAGTAGTGTGACAATGGTATTGGCTGTAGAAGCTGGTCAGAGAAAGTCACAGAAGGAAGTAGAGAAGTGGATGCTTTGGACTGTCATCGGTGGTATTACTTTCTTGAGCTGTCAGGCTTGGGAGTGGTCTCACTTTATCACTGGTTCTGATAGCGGTGTGATGAGAGACGGTCTGAAGATTGTGGGTGCGAACCTGTTCGAGAACCAATACGGCCCTCAGCTGTTTGCAGATTTCTTCTTCTTCATTACAGGTTTCCACGGTATGCACGTATTTAGTGGTGTAATCCTGAATATCGTAATCTTCTACAATGCAGTTGTAGGTACTTACGAAAGAAGAGGACATTACGAGATGGTAGAAAAAGTAGGTCTGTACTGGCACTTTGTAGACTTGGTGTGGGTATTTGTATTTACATTCTTCTATCTGGTATAA
- a CDS encoding cytochrome C oxidase subunit IV family protein: protein MANYDTTLSPEELKKKNVLHIWKVAGILAIITGIEFALAFMWPESIDRSILNVLFVLLTLVKAFYIVAEFMHLKHEMKSLIWSVLLPLAFLVWLLVALSKEGSAITEMIMQVMK, encoded by the coding sequence ATGGCTAATTACGATACTACGCTATCTCCTGAGGAGTTGAAGAAAAAAAATGTATTGCATATCTGGAAAGTTGCAGGCATTCTGGCAATTATTACAGGTATCGAATTTGCTTTGGCATTTATGTGGCCTGAAAGCATTGACAGAAGTATCCTGAACGTATTGTTCGTTTTACTGACGCTTGTAAAGGCATTCTACATTGTGGCGGAGTTTATGCACCTTAAGCATGAGATGAAGTCACTGATCTGGTCAGTATTGCTTCCACTTGCATTCCTTGTTTGGTTGTTGGTGGCGCTGTCAAAAGAAGGTAGCGCTATTACAGAAATGATCATGCAGGTGATGAAATAA
- a CDS encoding SCO family protein yields the protein MKRGTQILLLAILLLAPVLIFGFLKLFGENKYALNMINPAELKVYSMKAVNCESNEVDGVHRIPDFSFTNQDGKVITNKDYEGKIYVADFFFATCPDICIVMTSELLRVQEKYKDNPDVKILSHTVNPEHDTPKVLKEYAKSYGADTNMWNFVTGPKEAIYEQARCGYFVTAKPEENNPDDFIHSDKLILVDKENRIRGFYSGTDRDDVDRLITEINLLMQEYE from the coding sequence ATGAAGAGAGGTACTCAAATACTCTTATTAGCCATACTTCTATTAGCACCGGTACTGATTTTTGGTTTCCTGAAATTGTTTGGAGAAAACAAGTATGCACTGAACATGATCAATCCGGCTGAATTGAAAGTCTACAGCATGAAGGCTGTAAACTGTGAGTCAAACGAAGTGGATGGTGTACACAGAATTCCTGACTTCAGTTTTACCAATCAGGATGGAAAGGTAATTACCAATAAAGATTATGAAGGGAAGATCTATGTAGCAGATTTCTTTTTTGCTACTTGTCCGGATATCTGTATAGTAATGACTTCTGAATTGTTGAGGGTTCAGGAAAAATACAAGGACAATCCTGATGTGAAAATTCTTTCACATACAGTAAACCCAGAGCACGATACACCAAAAGTATTGAAGGAGTATGCGAAAAGCTATGGGGCTGATACGAATATGTGGAACTTTGTGACAGGACCTAAAGAAGCTATTTACGAGCAGGCGAGATGTGGTTATTTTGTGACTGCAAAACCTGAAGAGAATAATCCGGATGATTTTATTCATAGTGATAAGTTAATCCTTGTGGATAAGGAAAACCGTATCAGAGGTTTTTACAGCGGAACTGACCGTGATGATGTAGACAGATTGATTACTGAGATCAACCTGTTGATGCAGGAATATGAGTAA
- a CDS encoding DUF420 domain-containing protein — MNTITKSQEKKYLTLIGVLSVAIPVVVAILLFIPQTGKLGDLDVSFLPHLNAVMNSACAACLIAGFIAIKQGNQDLHRTLMMAAFVLGSIFLVSYVVYHFQGTPTYFGDYDGDGVVTDIEKANAGVSRTIYLVVLLTHIVLSAIVVPLVLLALYFAWTKQWLKHKKIVKWTWPVWTYVAVTGVVVYMMIRQFYV, encoded by the coding sequence ATGAACACGATTACCAAATCTCAAGAGAAAAAGTACCTTACCCTAATTGGGGTCTTGTCAGTGGCTATTCCTGTTGTGGTCGCAATTTTGCTTTTTATTCCGCAAACAGGGAAACTGGGCGATCTTGATGTATCATTTTTGCCACATTTGAATGCTGTGATGAACTCAGCTTGTGCTGCTTGTTTGATTGCAGGTTTTATAGCTATCAAACAAGGGAATCAGGACCTGCACAGAACTTTGATGATGGCTGCTTTTGTATTGGGTTCAATCTTTTTGGTATCTTATGTAGTTTACCATTTTCAAGGTACTCCAACCTACTTTGGTGATTATGATGGAGATGGTGTTGTTACAGATATAGAGAAGGCAAATGCAGGTGTTTCTCGTACCATTTACTTAGTGGTATTGCTTACACACATTGTCTTGTCTGCCATTGTAGTTCCTCTTGTACTGCTGGCTTTGTACTTTGCATGGACAAAGCAATGGCTAAAGCACAAAAAGATTGTGAAGTGGACTTGGCCTGTGTGGACGTATGTAGCAGTTACAGGTGTAGTTGTTTACATGATGATCAGACAGTTTTACGTGTAA